A genomic window from Streptomyces brevispora includes:
- a CDS encoding tetratricopeptide repeat protein, whose product MVFMGDRATLLETGRFAQRHTHPAENAMDVAFAAAAGYNDYIETAETAECAASVESAETAESADGVENAEGAETAESADNAESEARHRRAADAGDTASMSVLGALLLRRGDLVGAESYLRAATADGDRAAANNLGVLLHQRGYPDEAADWWRTAAVAGSAAAAHALGRHYRERGDEPGAEYWLRQSAEQGHALGAYALADLLEHRSDVGAERWLRAAAEQGHREAAYRLARMLERNAADAAHDAFGSPGLGPRTGTDSGADTGRRRVAVRRDDGPVAGPAAGRVGEAEQWYRQAAARGHRRAALHLGAILEQRGELKEAGRWYLISAKAGEARAACALGFLLRDAGDRESAAVWWLRAAQDGDGNAANALGALHAARGEQQTAERWYRAAMDAGDVNGAYNLGLLCAAQDRTAQAEQWYRRAAYAGHREAANALAVLLLQSGDATGAEPWFSKAAEAGSVDAAFNLGILHAGRDEDRAALLWYERAAAAGHTEAALQVGMALLHHGEEREAERHLRCAAGGGSAEAAFRLAGVLDSRQPPPGPPALGEAMPEKTECEEWYERAAEQGHRRAQVRVGMLAAARGDVESAGRWYREAAEAGSRNGAFNLGLLLAREGSEREAALWWSRAANEGHGRAALRLALLAARRGELAEGQRWCARAVELGPAEVSERAARLREALHQELTA is encoded by the coding sequence ATGGTATTTATGGGGGACAGGGCAACTCTGTTGGAGACAGGGCGGTTTGCGCAACGTCACACCCATCCTGCGGAAAACGCGATGGATGTGGCATTTGCCGCCGCCGCGGGGTACAACGACTACATCGAGACCGCCGAGACTGCGGAGTGTGCCGCGAGCGTCGAAAGTGCAGAGACCGCAGAGTCCGCGGACGGCGTGGAGAACGCCGAGGGCGCGGAGACCGCAGAGAGTGCGGACAACGCCGAGAGCGAGGCGCGCCATCGTCGTGCCGCCGACGCCGGGGACACCGCGTCGATGAGCGTGCTCGGCGCGTTGCTGCTGCGCCGGGGCGACCTGGTGGGCGCCGAGTCCTACCTGCGCGCGGCCACTGCCGACGGCGACCGTGCCGCGGCCAACAACCTCGGCGTCCTCCTGCACCAGCGCGGCTACCCGGACGAGGCGGCCGACTGGTGGCGGACCGCGGCCGTGGCCGGCTCCGCCGCCGCCGCGCACGCCCTGGGACGCCACTACCGCGAGCGTGGCGACGAGCCCGGCGCCGAGTACTGGCTGCGCCAGTCCGCGGAGCAGGGCCACGCGCTGGGCGCGTACGCCCTCGCGGACCTGCTGGAACACCGCAGCGACGTCGGCGCCGAGCGCTGGCTGCGTGCCGCGGCCGAGCAGGGGCACCGCGAAGCCGCGTACCGGCTGGCGCGGATGCTGGAGCGCAACGCGGCGGACGCCGCGCACGACGCGTTCGGCAGCCCCGGACTGGGCCCCCGCACCGGAACGGACAGCGGGGCGGACACCGGCCGGCGCCGTGTGGCCGTGCGCAGGGACGACGGCCCGGTCGCCGGACCCGCGGCGGGCCGGGTCGGTGAGGCCGAGCAGTGGTACCGGCAGGCCGCCGCGCGTGGCCATCGGCGTGCCGCCCTGCACCTCGGCGCCATCCTGGAACAGCGCGGCGAGCTCAAGGAGGCCGGCCGCTGGTACCTCATCTCCGCCAAGGCGGGCGAGGCGCGTGCCGCGTGCGCGCTCGGCTTCCTGCTCCGTGACGCGGGCGACCGCGAGAGCGCGGCCGTGTGGTGGCTGCGCGCCGCCCAGGACGGCGACGGCAACGCCGCCAACGCGCTCGGTGCGCTGCACGCGGCCCGGGGGGAGCAGCAGACCGCCGAGCGCTGGTACCGCGCCGCCATGGACGCCGGTGACGTCAACGGCGCGTACAACCTGGGGCTGCTCTGCGCGGCCCAGGACCGTACGGCGCAAGCCGAGCAGTGGTACCGGCGCGCCGCCTACGCCGGGCATCGGGAGGCCGCCAACGCGCTGGCCGTGCTCCTGCTGCAGTCGGGCGACGCGACCGGAGCGGAGCCCTGGTTCTCCAAGGCGGCCGAGGCGGGCAGCGTCGATGCCGCCTTCAACCTCGGCATCCTGCACGCCGGGCGGGACGAGGACCGGGCGGCGCTGCTCTGGTACGAGCGTGCCGCGGCGGCCGGTCACACCGAGGCCGCGCTCCAGGTCGGCATGGCGCTGCTGCACCACGGCGAGGAGCGGGAGGCCGAGCGGCATCTGCGCTGCGCCGCCGGTGGTGGCAGCGCGGAAGCGGCCTTCCGGCTGGCCGGGGTGCTGGACTCGCGGCAGCCGCCGCCGGGACCGCCCGCCCTGGGCGAGGCGATGCCGGAGAAGACCGAGTGCGAGGAGTGGTACGAGCGTGCGGCCGAGCAGGGCCACCGCCGGGCCCAGGTGCGCGTCGGGATGCTCGCCGCGGCCCGCGGCGACGTGGAGAGCGCCGGGCGCTGGTACCGGGAGGCGGCCGAGGCGGGCAGCCGCAACGGGGCCTTCAACCTCGGTCTGCTGCTCGCCCGCGAGGGCAGTGAGCGTGAGGCCGCGCTGTGGTGGAGCCGCGCCGCGAACGAAGGGCACGGGCGGGCGGCCCTGCGCCTCGCCCTGCTGGCCGCGCGCCGCGGTGAGCTGGCCGAGGGGCAGCGGTGGTGTGCGCGGGCGGTCGAACTGGGGCCGGCGGAGGTTTCGGAGCGGGCTGCGCGGTTGCGCGAGGCGCTGCATCAGGAGCTGACCGCGTAG
- a CDS encoding Fur family transcriptional regulator codes for MSDLLERLRGRGWRMTAQRRVVAEVLDGDHVHLTADEVHARAVAKLPEISRATVYNTLGEMVTLGEVIEVSTDRRAKRYDPNAHRPHHHLVCATCGAIRDVHPAGDPLADLPDGERFGFTISGVEMTYRGICPNCAAAA; via the coding sequence ATGAGTGACCTGCTGGAACGACTCCGTGGACGCGGCTGGCGCATGACTGCGCAGCGGCGCGTCGTGGCCGAGGTGCTCGACGGGGACCATGTACACCTGACGGCCGACGAGGTCCACGCGCGGGCCGTCGCCAAGCTGCCCGAGATCTCCCGCGCCACCGTCTACAACACGCTGGGCGAGATGGTGACGCTGGGCGAGGTCATCGAGGTCTCCACCGACCGCCGGGCCAAGCGGTACGACCCGAACGCGCACCGCCCCCACCACCACCTGGTCTGCGCGACGTGCGGCGCCATCCGCGACGTACACCCGGCGGGCGACCCGCTGGCGGACCTGCCGGACGGCGAGCGCTTCGGCTTCACGATCTCCGGCGTCGAGATGACGTACCGCGGCATCTGCCCGAACTGCGCCGCGGCCGCCTGA
- a CDS encoding catalase: MTQGPLTTEAGAPVADNQNSQTAGVGGPVLVQDQLLMEKLAHFNRERIPERIVHARGAGAYGTFTLTRDVSQWTRAKFLSEVGKQTETFLRFSTVAGNLGSADAVRDPRGFALKFYTEDGNYDLVGNNTPVFFIKDAIKFPDFIHTQKRDPYTGSQEADNVWDFWGLSPESTHQVTWLFGDRGIPATLRHMNGYGSHTYQWNNEAGEVFWVKYHFKTDQGIKNLTQDEANKLAGEDPDSHQRDLREAIERADFPSWTVQVQIMPAAEAAAYRFNPFDLTKVWPHEDYPPVEIGKLELNRNPENVFAETEQSIFSPAHFVPGIGPSPDKMLQGRLFAYGDAHRYRVGINADHLPVNRPHATEARTHSRDGYLYDGRHKGAKNYEPNSFGGPVQTDRPLWQPVPVTGDTGTHEAAVHAEDNDFVQAGNLYRLYSEDEKARLIDNLAGFISKVSRDDIAERAINNFRQADGDFGKRLEAAVQALRG, translated from the coding sequence GTGACGCAGGGACCGCTCACCACGGAGGCCGGAGCACCGGTCGCCGACAACCAGAACAGCCAGACCGCTGGCGTCGGCGGTCCGGTGCTGGTGCAGGACCAGTTGCTGATGGAGAAGCTCGCGCACTTCAACCGCGAGCGCATTCCGGAGCGGATCGTGCACGCCCGGGGCGCCGGGGCGTACGGCACCTTCACGCTGACCCGCGACGTCTCGCAGTGGACGCGTGCGAAGTTCCTCTCCGAGGTCGGCAAGCAGACCGAGACCTTCCTGCGCTTCTCGACCGTCGCGGGCAACCTCGGCTCGGCCGACGCGGTGCGTGACCCCCGCGGCTTCGCGCTGAAGTTCTACACCGAGGACGGCAACTACGACCTCGTCGGCAACAACACCCCGGTGTTCTTCATCAAGGACGCCATCAAGTTCCCCGACTTCATCCACACCCAGAAGCGCGACCCGTACACCGGCTCGCAGGAGGCGGACAACGTCTGGGACTTCTGGGGCCTGTCGCCCGAGTCCACCCACCAGGTGACCTGGCTCTTCGGTGACCGCGGCATCCCGGCCACGCTGCGCCACATGAACGGGTACGGCTCGCACACCTACCAGTGGAACAACGAGGCCGGCGAGGTCTTCTGGGTCAAGTACCACTTCAAGACCGACCAGGGCATCAAGAACCTCACCCAGGACGAGGCCAACAAGCTCGCCGGCGAGGACCCGGACAGCCACCAGCGCGATCTGCGCGAGGCCATCGAGCGCGCCGACTTCCCGTCCTGGACCGTGCAGGTCCAGATCATGCCGGCGGCCGAGGCGGCCGCGTACCGCTTCAACCCCTTCGACCTCACCAAGGTGTGGCCGCACGAGGACTACCCGCCGGTGGAGATCGGCAAGCTGGAGCTCAACCGGAACCCGGAGAACGTCTTCGCGGAGACCGAGCAGTCGATCTTCAGCCCCGCGCACTTCGTGCCCGGCATCGGTCCGTCCCCGGACAAGATGCTCCAGGGACGTCTCTTCGCGTACGGCGACGCGCACCGCTACCGCGTCGGCATCAACGCCGACCACCTGCCGGTGAACCGTCCGCACGCCACCGAGGCGCGCACGCACAGCCGTGACGGCTACCTGTACGACGGCCGCCACAAGGGTGCGAAGAACTACGAGCCGAACAGCTTCGGCGGTCCGGTCCAGACGGACCGGCCGCTGTGGCAGCCCGTCCCGGTCACCGGCGACACCGGCACCCACGAGGCCGCCGTACACGCCGAGGACAACGACTTCGTCCAGGCCGGCAACCTCTACCGGCTCTACTCCGAGGACGAGAAGGCCCGGCTGATCGACAACCTCGCCGGGTTCATCTCGAAGGTCTCGCGCGACGACATCGCCGAGCGCGCGATCAACAACTTCCGCCAGGCCGACGGCGACTTCGGCAAGCGCCTGGAAGCCGCGGTCCAGGCCCTGCGCGGCTGA
- a CDS encoding CBS domain-containing protein gives MLVRDAMSTVVLTIGPTHTLRQAARLMSARRIGAAVVHDPDTCGLGILTERDILNAIGSGQNPDIETASTHTTTDVVFAAPAWTLEEAAEVMAHGGFRHLIVLDDAGPVGVVSVRDIIRCWAAAGRHPVELVG, from the coding sequence ATGCTCGTCCGTGACGCCATGAGTACGGTGGTCCTCACCATCGGCCCCACCCACACCCTCCGCCAGGCGGCCCGGCTCATGTCGGCACGCCGTATCGGAGCAGCTGTCGTCCACGACCCGGACACCTGCGGCCTCGGCATTCTCACCGAGCGCGACATCCTCAACGCGATCGGATCGGGCCAGAACCCCGATATCGAGACGGCTTCCACCCACACCACCACTGACGTGGTCTTCGCGGCGCCCGCCTGGACGCTGGAGGAGGCGGCCGAGGTCATGGCGCACGGCGGCTTCCGGCATCTGATCGTGCTGGACGACGCCGGTCCGGTCGGCGTGGTGTCGGTGCGCGACATCATCCGCTGCTGGGCAGCGGCCGGACGCCATCCCGTGGAGCTGGTCGGCTGA
- the hisN gene encoding histidinol-phosphatase yields the protein MPDYHDDLRLAHVLADAADATTMDRFKALDLKVETKPDMTPVTEADKAAEELIRGHLHRARPRDAILGEEYGIEGTGPRRWVIDPIDGTKNYVRGVPVWATLISLMEAGEDGFQPVVGLVSAPALNRRWWAAKGAGAFSGRSLTSASRLQVSKVERIADASLAYSSLTGWEEQGRLDGFMDLTRACWRTRGYGDFWPYMMVAEGSVDICAEPELSLWDMAANAIIVQEAGGRFTSLDGVSGPGGGNAAASNGTLHHELLGYLNQRY from the coding sequence ATGCCCGACTACCACGATGATCTGCGCCTCGCCCACGTGCTGGCGGACGCCGCCGACGCGACGACGATGGACCGGTTCAAGGCTCTGGACCTCAAGGTCGAGACGAAGCCGGACATGACACCGGTGACCGAGGCCGACAAGGCCGCCGAGGAGCTGATCCGCGGCCACCTCCATCGGGCCCGCCCGCGCGACGCGATTCTGGGCGAGGAGTACGGGATCGAGGGGACCGGCCCCCGGCGCTGGGTGATCGACCCGATCGACGGCACCAAGAACTACGTACGCGGCGTGCCGGTCTGGGCGACGCTGATCTCACTGATGGAGGCCGGTGAGGACGGTTTCCAGCCGGTGGTCGGCCTGGTGTCCGCGCCCGCGCTGAACCGGCGCTGGTGGGCGGCGAAGGGCGCGGGGGCGTTCTCCGGCCGCAGCCTGACCTCGGCGTCCCGGCTGCAGGTGTCGAAGGTGGAGCGGATCGCGGACGCGTCGCTCGCCTACTCCTCCCTGACCGGCTGGGAGGAGCAGGGCAGGCTCGACGGATTCATGGATCTGACCCGGGCCTGCTGGCGCACCCGCGGGTACGGGGACTTCTGGCCCTACATGATGGTCGCCGAGGGATCGGTCGACATCTGCGCGGAGCCGGAGCTCTCGCTCTGGGACATGGCGGCGAACGCGATCATCGTGCAGGAGGCGGGCGGCCGGTTCACCAGCCTGGACGGAGTCTCCGGACCGGGCGGCGGCAACGCGGCGGCCTCGAACGGGACACTCCACCACGAACTGCTGGGATATCTGAACCAGCGCTACTGA
- a CDS encoding TetR/AcrR family transcriptional regulator, whose amino-acid sequence MPTAREALLDAALAAVTGRPWPTVRMVDVAAAAGVSRQTLYNEFGSKDGLARALVRRAADAYLDGVERALGSAGGTGDKLAATAAWTVRATRTNVLVRGLLTGCWGDRLPCPADLVRSPRFPIPAQRPADAGPPTPAELLGQVRDRAVAALDGGRPPHDPAALAVTCELALRLALSYALVPAPAGTEGEVAPLVSHVVERAPDAAA is encoded by the coding sequence ATGCCGACAGCGCGAGAAGCACTGCTGGACGCGGCCCTCGCGGCCGTGACCGGCCGGCCCTGGCCGACCGTGCGGATGGTCGATGTGGCCGCTGCCGCCGGGGTCTCCCGGCAGACCCTCTACAACGAGTTCGGCAGCAAGGACGGGCTGGCCCGCGCCCTGGTCCGGCGGGCTGCCGACGCCTATCTGGACGGCGTCGAACGGGCACTGGGATCGGCCGGCGGCACGGGCGACAAGCTGGCCGCCACCGCCGCCTGGACGGTCCGGGCCACCCGGACGAACGTACTGGTCAGAGGGTTGCTCACGGGCTGCTGGGGGGACCGGTTACCGTGCCCGGCCGACCTGGTCCGCTCGCCCCGCTTCCCCATACCGGCGCAGCGCCCGGCCGATGCCGGACCGCCGACGCCCGCCGAGCTGCTCGGCCAGGTCCGGGACCGCGCGGTGGCCGCCCTGGACGGGGGACGCCCGCCGCACGACCCGGCGGCCCTGGCCGTGACCTGCGAACTCGCGCTGCGGCTAGCCCTGTCGTACGCACTGGTGCCGGCTCCTGCGGGGACCGAGGGGGAGGTGGCACCGCTGGTGAGCCACGTGGTGGAGCGGGCCCCGGACGCCGCCGCCTGA
- a CDS encoding DMT family transporter, giving the protein MAWLLVVVAGLLETGFAVCLKLSHGFTRLWPTIAFCVFALGSFGLLTMSLKKLDVGPAYAVWTGIGAAGTAIYGMVFLDDVVSTLKLVSISLVILGVIGLQLSGSTH; this is encoded by the coding sequence ATGGCGTGGCTGCTGGTCGTGGTCGCGGGACTTCTGGAGACGGGCTTCGCCGTCTGCCTCAAGCTCTCGCACGGCTTCACCCGGCTCTGGCCGACCATCGCGTTCTGTGTCTTCGCGCTCGGCAGCTTCGGTCTGCTGACCATGTCGCTGAAGAAGCTCGACGTCGGACCCGCCTACGCGGTGTGGACCGGTATCGGCGCGGCGGGCACCGCGATCTACGGCATGGTCTTCCTCGACGACGTGGTCTCCACGCTCAAGCTGGTCTCGATCTCGCTGGTGATCCTCGGCGTGATCGGGCTCCAGCTCTCGGGTTCCACCCACTGA
- the rsgA gene encoding ribosome small subunit-dependent GTPase A, which translates to MRRYGKNPDEDDIRVRPNRKGNRPRTHIRPKHEDAEEGMVLTVDRGRLTCLVEGRTVIAMKARELGRKAAVVGDTVSIVGDLSGDKDTLARIVRIGERRSVLRRTADDDDPFERVVVANADQLAIVTALADPEPRPRMIDRCLVAAYDGGLSPLLVLTKSDLASPDKLLEAYTPLGVPFIVTNREELENGDAAERVREQLNDRVTAFVGHSGVGKTTLVNALVPKDRRRTTGVVNAVTGRGRHTTTSALALPLPDYRGWVIDTPGVRSFGLHHIDPSRVINAFPDLQPGTEECPRGCTHDSRQPECALDAWVAAGHADPARLDSLHRLLSTRERREGD; encoded by the coding sequence ATGCGCCGCTACGGCAAGAACCCCGACGAGGACGACATCCGGGTCCGCCCCAACCGCAAGGGCAACCGGCCTCGTACGCATATCCGTCCCAAGCACGAGGACGCCGAGGAGGGCATGGTCCTCACCGTCGACCGCGGCCGCCTCACCTGTCTCGTCGAGGGCCGCACGGTCATCGCGATGAAGGCCCGTGAACTGGGCCGCAAGGCAGCGGTGGTGGGTGACACCGTCTCCATCGTCGGCGATCTGTCCGGCGACAAGGACACCCTCGCCCGGATCGTCCGGATCGGTGAACGCCGCTCGGTGCTGCGCCGGACGGCGGACGACGACGATCCGTTCGAGCGGGTGGTGGTGGCCAACGCCGACCAGCTCGCGATCGTCACGGCGCTGGCCGATCCGGAACCCCGTCCGCGCATGATCGACCGCTGTCTGGTCGCCGCGTACGACGGTGGGCTCTCCCCCCTCCTGGTGCTGACCAAGTCCGATCTGGCCTCCCCGGACAAGCTGCTGGAGGCGTACACCCCGCTGGGCGTGCCGTTCATCGTCACCAACCGCGAGGAGCTGGAGAACGGCGACGCTGCGGAACGGGTCCGAGAGCAGCTGAACGACCGGGTGACCGCGTTCGTCGGGCACTCCGGAGTCGGGAAGACCACGCTGGTCAACGCGCTGGTGCCGAAGGACAGGCGGCGCACGACCGGAGTGGTCAACGCGGTCACCGGGCGGGGCCGCCACACCACCACGTCGGCTCTGGCGCTCCCGCTGCCGGACTACCGGGGCTGGGTCATCGACACCCCCGGCGTCCGCTCCTTCGGCCTGCACCACATCGACCCGTCCCGGGTCATCAACGCCTTCCCCGACCTCCAGCCCGGCACCGAGGAGTGCCCGCGCGGCTGCACCCACGACAGCCGGCAACCGGAATGCGCGCTGGATGCCTGGGTGGCGGCGGGGCACGCCGATCCGGCCCGGCTGGACTCGCTGCACCGGCTGCTGTCCACGCGGGAGCGACGCGAAGGCGACTGA
- the aroA gene encoding 3-phosphoshikimate 1-carboxyvinyltransferase: MTESSVHPALWPAPHASGAVDATVTVPGSKSVTNRALVLAALSSEPGWLRRPLRSRDTLLMADALRAMGVGIEETVSSSSSVAGGPDGSGEAWRVIPAGLHGPVTIDVGNAGTVMRFLPPVAALADGPVHFDGDPRSYERPLNGVIDALRVLGARIDDDGRGSLPMTVHGVGVLDGGPVAIDASSSSQFVSALLLSAPRFNQGVEVRHTGARLPSMPHIRMTVDMLRAVGAQVDEPETGGEPNVWRVSHSALLGRDLTIEPDLSNAQPFLAAALVTGGRVTVPDWPLSTTQPGDALRDIFTAMGGSCELTEHGLTFTGSGRIHGIEVDLGEVGELTPGIAAVAALADSPSTLSGVAHLRLHETDRLAALTKEINELGGDVTETADGLHIRPRPLHGGTFHTYDDHRMATAGSIIGLAVPGVEIENVATTAKTLPDFPQMWTRMLGV, translated from the coding sequence ATGACCGAAAGTTCCGTGCACCCCGCCCTCTGGCCCGCCCCGCATGCGAGCGGAGCCGTCGACGCGACCGTCACCGTGCCCGGATCGAAGTCGGTCACCAATCGCGCACTGGTGCTGGCCGCGCTCTCCTCGGAGCCCGGCTGGCTGCGCCGCCCGCTGCGCTCCCGCGACACCCTGCTGATGGCCGACGCGCTGCGCGCGATGGGCGTCGGCATCGAGGAGACGGTGTCCTCCAGCTCCTCCGTCGCGGGCGGCCCGGACGGCTCCGGCGAGGCCTGGCGGGTCATCCCGGCCGGTCTGCACGGCCCGGTCACCATCGACGTCGGCAACGCCGGCACGGTCATGCGCTTCCTGCCCCCGGTGGCGGCCCTCGCCGACGGCCCGGTCCACTTCGACGGTGACCCGCGGTCCTACGAGCGCCCGCTGAACGGGGTGATCGACGCCCTGCGGGTGCTCGGCGCCCGGATCGACGACGACGGCCGCGGCTCGCTGCCGATGACCGTGCACGGCGTCGGCGTGCTGGACGGCGGCCCGGTCGCGATCGACGCCTCATCGTCCTCCCAGTTCGTCTCGGCGCTGCTGCTGTCGGCGCCGCGCTTCAACCAGGGCGTGGAGGTACGCCACACCGGCGCCCGGCTGCCGTCCATGCCGCACATCCGGATGACCGTCGACATGCTGCGGGCGGTCGGCGCCCAGGTCGACGAGCCGGAGACGGGCGGCGAACCGAACGTCTGGCGGGTCTCCCACTCGGCGCTGCTCGGCCGCGACCTGACCATCGAGCCGGACCTGTCCAACGCCCAGCCGTTCCTGGCCGCGGCGCTGGTCACCGGCGGCCGGGTCACCGTGCCGGACTGGCCGCTGAGCACCACACAGCCGGGTGACGCGCTGCGCGACATCTTCACCGCCATGGGCGGCAGCTGCGAGCTGACCGAGCACGGACTCACCTTCACCGGCTCCGGCCGCATCCACGGCATCGAAGTCGACCTCGGGGAGGTCGGCGAGCTGACCCCGGGCATCGCGGCGGTCGCGGCCCTGGCCGACTCCCCCTCCACCCTGAGCGGCGTGGCCCATCTGCGGCTGCACGAGACGGACCGGCTGGCCGCGCTCACCAAGGAGATCAACGAGCTGGGCGGCGACGTCACCGAGACCGCGGACGGCCTCCACATCCGGCCGCGACCGCTGCACGGCGGTACCTTCCATACGTACGACGACCACCGGATGGCCACCGCGGGGTCGATCATCGGCCTTGCCGTCCCGGGAGTGGAGATCGAGAACGTGGCGACCACCGCCAAGACCCTGCCGGACTTCCCGCAGATGTGGACCCGAATGCTCGGGGTCTGA
- a CDS encoding M50 family metallopeptidase codes for MDSTDLGNLWDRVFGTQPAPEQWLVVVTATAALIAVVPNVIWRLTRNAITIAHEGGHGLVALLTGRQLSGIRLHSDTSGLTVSRGKPTGIGMVLTAAAGYTAPPLLGLGGAWLLVNGRITLLLWLATALLAVMLVMIRNVYGALAVIFTGSLFLLMSWLASPDWQSLFAYSAVWFLLLGGVRPAFELQSKRRHGGAPDSDADQLSRLTDVPAALWLFLFHAVSLCSLIGGGRWMLGL; via the coding sequence ATGGACAGCACCGATCTCGGCAATCTGTGGGACCGCGTCTTCGGTACTCAGCCGGCCCCCGAGCAGTGGCTGGTCGTGGTCACCGCCACGGCCGCGCTCATCGCCGTCGTCCCCAACGTCATATGGCGGCTGACCCGCAACGCGATCACCATCGCCCACGAGGGTGGTCACGGACTGGTCGCCCTGCTCACCGGGCGGCAGCTCTCGGGCATCCGGCTGCACTCGGACACCAGCGGCCTGACGGTGAGCCGCGGCAAGCCGACCGGCATCGGCATGGTCCTCACCGCGGCGGCGGGTTACACCGCGCCGCCGCTGCTGGGGCTCGGCGGCGCGTGGCTGCTGGTCAACGGGCGGATCACGCTGCTGCTGTGGCTGGCCACGGCGCTGCTCGCGGTGATGCTGGTGATGATCCGCAATGTGTACGGGGCGCTGGCGGTGATCTTCACCGGTTCGCTCTTCCTGCTGATGTCGTGGCTGGCCTCGCCCGACTGGCAGTCGCTGTTCGCCTACAGTGCGGTCTGGTTCCTGCTGCTGGGCGGTGTGCGTCCGGCGTTCGAGCTGCAGTCCAAGCGGCGGCACGGCGGTGCGCCGGACTCGGACGCGGACCAGTTGTCGCGGCTGACGGACGTACCGGCCGCGCTGTGGCTGTTCCTGTTCCACGCCGTGTCGCTCTGCTCACTGATCGGCGGCGGGCGCTGGATGCTGGGTCTGTGA